TGAAATATTATTGCTTAATCTTCAACTGAAAGAGGAAATGGtaagaaattaaaataaattggGTGCAGTGGAGGCGTGGCTCAGATAATTTATGAAATAACTTACACTGTTAGGGATGTCAGGACAGCAGAGTCTAATCTGGTGAAGAAGGAGGGGTTGAAAAATTGGTCTTTGAAAATTATTGTACAAAGGTGAAAATGAGAAGACATCAAAACTGTCGCCTTAAGTTTGCTTTGGCCACTGTGATTGCACTGACTGGACTTGTATTTTTATTTATTGGTAATTTTGATTCCTGTGAGGAGGATATTATGGTGGGAATTTGGGAAAATTCAGAAGATGTAAGTAACAGAAGGTGCTTGGATTTGTTTTACAAAACCctaaatctgtttgttcaaaaACCGCTGTGTTCCCGGATTATTACGGGAGATCAGGCAACCGTTCAAGAAGCACTTTTAAACTCTCTGGATGTGTCACATCAAAAATCTCCTTTGACAGAAGACCATTATATTAATATGACGAAGGACTGCGCTGCATTTATAAAGGAGCGCAAATATCTAACCATCCCACTCAGCAAAGAGGAGAGGAATTTCCCCATCGCCTATTCTATTGTGATTCATGAGAGGATTGAAATGTTTGAAAGACTCCTACGGACCATCTACACCCCGCAGAATGTGTACTGCATCCACGTTGATAGGAAAGCGGCAGCTAGTTATCATCTTGCTGTCAGGGCCATTGTGTCTTGTTTCCACAACGTTTTTGTCGCCAGCAAGTTGGAGACTGTGATCTACGCCTCATGGTCCCGGGTCCAGGCTGATCTGAACTGTATGGAAGAGCTACTGCAGAGCCCCGTGCAGTGGAAGTACTTCATGAACCTGTGCGGTTTGGACTTTCCCATTAAAACAAACGCAGAGATTGTCAGAAACCTGATTGTCTTGAATGGGAAGAACAGCATGGAGTCTGAGGTGCCTTCAGCATTCAAAACGGTAGGTTGGCGATTTCTTCTACTTTGCCCCCTGAATCTGCAAAGCTAAACCACTGGTGCCCATCGATATCAATGATTTTAACCCTTTTACAGCGAAATACAGCCTCAAAggattacacacactgtacatAAGTACAGTGCTGTCTTTCACTGGGTGCGAGGTTTCAGCCACGCAGTCCCAACATGGTCAGCTTGGAGGGCACATGAGTTCACTCCATCCGGTAAACTCCTGATTCCAACTATTTGGTAGAATGTCAGAATGAAGAGAGGCTTGGCTTTTACCAATTCATATCCAATAACTTGGAGTTTCCCAATTAATATCCAATAACTTGCCCCTCAAATGAAGATAGAAACTTTCCAAGAGGTGAATTcggatttttttttcaatgaaaGCCCGAGGCAAAAACTGAGAAATCGAGAAGAGTTAGAAGTTCCTTTGGAAGAGTCTCAGATGAAGAGATTGCAGAAGGGTAGTGTGGGAAGACCGGCGGGCAAGGCGGAGGAAACAGGATGCAAAACAAACACAGGTACAGCGAGTTGGGGAGGGTAAAGAGTGCTAGTTATGGGGATGAAGAGTTTATACGGATCAGGATAAAGCAGACCCTGGAGAGATTGAACACAATATTGATCATTTGAGCATCGCGACATTGTGGGCACTGGGAGGTAATGTACTTCAGTGAGGTGAACAATTCTATCTGGGCTAagcagcgacgcccacgtcctctAAATGGCTAAAATAAAAGAACAGAGATGATTGTGAGAAGTTCTTGCTGTGGAATAGGACACAATGATTATTGAGGGTGAACGATGGGAGACTGACAATTGGAGTAGGCAAGTAGACAAGTGGCCACCAGAGGAGGCACAAAGACTGACACAAGACGATGCTGAGTGAGATAGCTTGAGTGAGGAGTTGGCAATTCGGTTCAAGTGGGCAGGAcaattggtgagggggggagatgcTCCATCTTATACCTTTTTATCATTCTCCATTAGTTTTTCTATCTTGTCACCAAGCTAAGAAAGTGCAAGTTTCTGTTATATTACTTCAGCTGTTAAATTGATCTAATTTACTAAAGAACTGGATTTAGTTGGGTGAATCAGGATGGGATAACTGTATCTGGAGCTCACTGGTTGTCAGGGAGCTTACAGGGTAAGGTAAGGtagaaaaagaaagcttatgtCAGATACCAAGAAGCCAACACTATAGAAAGCTGAGAGGGTATAGAATGTGGAGACAATAAATAAGGAAATTAGGAAAGAATATTGGCAAGTAAAATCAAGATGAACCCTAAGATGTATTATCAATATATTAAGAATAAGTGTATAATTAAGTAAAGAGTGGGGTCCAAAAACGTGACCTGTGTGCAGAGGCTGAGGATGTTGATATGGTTCTTAATAAATGCTTTGCCTCTGTCACTCTCCTTCATGAAGACAATGCAGACATTGTAGTTAAGGAGGAGGAAGTGTGAAGTACTAGATGTGATAAACATAGGGAGAAAGGAAGTATTAATGAATTTAGCATCCATGAAAGTGGATAAGTCACCAGGGCCAGATGAAATGTACCCCAGGCTGTTAAAAGAAGCTAGGGTGGAAATAGCAGATGTTCGGACCATCATTTTCTAATCCTCACTGGATACTGGTGAGGtggcagaggattggaggactgttgatgttttgtctttatttaagaaaggggTAAGGGATAGATTGAATAATTACAGCCAGTCAATCTGACCTCACTCGTGGGAAAATTGTTGAAATCAATTCTgagacaggataaactgtcactgagattttagcaagacttttgacaagatcccacatgacagactggtTAAAaattaaaagcccatggaatccaGTAGAATGTAGAaagctggatacaaaattggctcagtggcagggaAAAAAGGGTACTTTTAAACTGAAAAGTTGTTTCTAGTGTAATACTGCGGGACTCAGTACTCAGTCCCCTGTATTTTGTGGTATATGTTTAATGatttgggtgtaaattgagggggcATGAGCAAGAGGTTTGCCGGAACTGTATAAATCATTAATTAGGCTGTGTGCaggtctggtcacctcattactgaAAGAGTGTAATTGCATTAGAGAGTGTACAAAGGGGATTTAtgaggatgctgccaggactggaaaaataCAATTATGAGGAAAGAGAGcataagctggggctgttctccttggatcagaggaggctgaggggagatttaactgagatgtataatacatttgcctggagagagtggatgggAAGTGCCTATTTTCTTTAGCAGAGAGATCAGGCACTTGACAACATAGATTTAAAGTATTTGGTggaaagattagaggggagattATTTTTTTTTTTCACCCAAAGTTTAGCAGGGAGCTGGAACTCACTGACTGACAGGATAGTAGAGATAGAAATCCCCCTCAACTCATTTAAGAGGTGTCTGGATACACCTCAAGTGCCGTAACCTACAgagtaaatgctggaaagtgggattaggcagggTGGATCTTTTCTTggctgcttagaatcatagaatccctacagtgcagaaggaggccattcagcccatcgagtctgcaccaaccacaatcccacccaggccctatccccataacccatgcatttaccctagctagtcccctgacattaagggttaatttagcatggctaatccacctaacccacacatctttggagtatgggaggaaaccggagcacccagaggaaacccacgcagacacggggagaacatgcagattccgcacagtgacccaagccgggaatcgaacccgggtccctggtgctgtgagacagcagtgctaaccactgtgccgcccctgcagACATGATGCTGGAATTgtaccatcctgcctgccacaggaattggagtgggtgaggggcggataggggaaaggtccgttgactttggacaggattttacagcttcaggatgagcgaggtcataaaatcccgcccgagggtcAGGTTGCTGCTTTCTGGGCCGTTACCTTTCTATGGTTGTACGAGCTGAAGGAAGGCTGGAGGTGGAGAGAGATGAAGAAACAGAAGTAGATGGCTTTGTTTTGGTTTGTGATGTTAGTTCAGTTCAGGGTCAAATAAAACAGCAAATTACAAACAATCTGTGTCAGCCTCAGCCATTggctggggatggggatgggattGGAGGCAAGGGTACGCAATTTGAGGCAGGGACCAATGAGAATGGCTTTGCTTGACCCAATGTTTAAATGAGGATAATCTTTGTAAGACAACATACCTGACAAAGGGGTTAGATTTTGACATTGTGCGATTGATTAAAACAATTGGGCGCCAATTTTACATCTCACCTGATCTTCTATTTGGAAACAAAATGTCCTTTTTTAatctttaaaatcatagaatcataaaataattGTTATAGAAAAGGCCAATCAGTCCATCATGTCCATAACAGTTTTCTGctgttccccatagccctgcaagaaTGAGATTttattaagttttttttattccccTGCCCTTTTTATTGATTAATGGTCTTTCTGGAGTAATCATAATTCCAAGTTTGAGTTTACTTTCTTTAAATGACAGGAGCGGTGGCTTTATCATCATGAAGTTAAAGACCAAATAAGCAGAACTGAGGAGAAGAAGAGCTTACCTCCAATAAGTACACCAATGTTCACCGGAAATGCATATTTTGTGGCTACAAGGGAGTTTGTGAGGCATTTGTTTGTAAGTCCTGAGATCCAGGAATTTCTAAAGTGGGCAGAAGATACCTATAGTCCTGATGAGCATATTTGGGCTACTCTGCAGAGAATGCCAACTGTCCCAGGCTCCAACCCCCCCAGTAACAAGTACCAGATGTCAGATATGGCAGCTATTGCCCGCATGGTGAAGTGGTCCTACATGGAGGGCGACATAACTAAAGATGCACCTTATCCAAAGTGTACAGGAGCTCATCGCCGTTCAGTGTGCATCTACGGTTCTGGTGACCTTCACTGGATCCTGCAACAGCATCATCTCTTTGCCAATAAATTTGATTCTCAAGTGGATAACACAGCCCTTCAATGCTTGGAGGGATATCTGAGATATAAAGCAATTTATAGAAAAGACTTGATGTAAGGCTATATTTTATTTCTCCCCAATGTTTCCGTGTTTATTTGTTCTTCACATAGGTGCATAACCCCACTTTGTGGTAGACCACTGTGATCTGttatggttaaccactgttagttagtatttattacctgtatatgtggcacatctctgtcggctccgcccaagactcctccccctggtccgggtataaaggcggtggctcctccccctagcctttagtacagaccagatctccgacagggatggctccaagttcttgctaataaaagcctatttgtcttgcatacaactagaaacatagaaacatagaaaactacagcaccaaacaggcccttcggccccacaagttgtgccgaacatatccctaccttttaggcctacctataaccctccatcctattaagtcccatgtactcatccagaagtctcttaaaagaccccaacgagtttgcctccaccaccaccgacgtcagccgattccactcacccaccaccctctgagtgaaaaacttacccctgacatctcctctgtacctaccccccagcaccttaaacctgtgtcctctcgtagcaaccatttcagcccttggaaatagcctctgagagtctaccctatccagacctctcaacatcttgtaaacctctatcaggtcacctctcatccttcgtctctccagggagaagagaccaagctccctcaacctatcctcataaggcatgccccccaatccaggcaacatccttgtaaatctcctctgcaccctttcaatggcttcaacatctttcctgtaatgaggtgaccagaactgcgcgcagtactccaagtggggtctaaccagggtcctataaagctgcagcattatctcccgactcctaaactcaatccctcgattaatgaaggccagtacgccttcttgaccgcatcctccacctgcgaggccgatttaagagtcctatggacccggaccccaaggtccttctgatcctctacactgctaagaatggtacccttcatattatactgctgcttcatcccatttgacctgccaaaatggaccacgactcatttatctgggttgaggtccatctgccacttctccgcccagtcttgcatcctatctatgtccctctgtaacttctgacatccctccagactatccacaaccccaccaacctttgtgtcatcaacaaacttaccaacccattcctccacttcctcatccaggtcatttatgaaaatgacaaacagcaagggtcccagaacagatccctggggcacacgactggtgaccgacctccatttagaaaaagacccatctatacacactctctgcctcctttgggcaagccagttctggatccacatggcagcagccccttggatcccatgccctctcactttttcgagaagccttgcatgggggaccttatcgaacaccttgctaaaatccatataaaccacatctaccgctttcccttcgtcaatgtgtttagtcacattttcgaagaactccaccaggctcgtaaggcacgatctgcccttgacaaagccatgctgagtattcttgagcatactaaacctctctaaatgctcataaatcttgtccctcaggatcttctccatcagcttaccaaccactgaggttagactcaccggtcggtaatttcctgggctatccctattccccttcttgaaaataggaaccgcatccgcaatcctccaatcctccggcacctctcccatctccatcaacgacacaaagatcatcgccagaggctctgcaatctcttccctcgcctcccacagtaacctggggtacaccccatccggacccggtgacttatctatcttgatgccacttaaagattccagcacaacctctttgttaaagtccagatactcaatcttttcagtccaccgcaagcccacagtacatccacccatgtccttctcctctgtgaaaaccaaggcaaaatactcattaagcacctctgccatttctactggttccgtactgattttcccgccttcaccttttataggccctattccttcacgtctcatccttttactcttcacatatttatagaatgccttagggttttccctaattctactcgccaaggccttctcgtgaccccttctggctctcctaatttccttctttagtcccttcctacaagccgtatactcatctagatccctatcttcgccaagctctctgaaccttttgtacgctttccttttcttctcgactaggtcccgcacagctttcgtgcaccacggttcctttaacctaccaactcctccctgtctgctcggaacattgtcctgtagaaccctagacggacattccttgaaaaactgccacctctcttcagtagatttccccgagaatacctccttccaatttgctcctctaatttgctgccttatgtcttcatatttccccttactccatataaacgctttcccagcttgcctgatcctctctttttccaatgcaagcataaaggagatagagttatgatcgctatccccaagatgctctcccactgagagatctgacacctgtccaggctcattggtcagtatcagatcaagtacagcctctcctcttgtaggcttgtccatatgctgtgtcaggaaaccctcctgaacacatctaacgaactcctccccatccaatccccttaccctagggatattccaatctatgtttgggaaattaaagtctcccatcacaacaactctgctattattgcaactctccaggatctgcttccctaactgctcctccacctccctgtcactattgggcggcctatagaaaactcccagcaaagtgatcgaccccttccctctCCGAACTTccacacacagagactctgtagacaatccctccacagcatacaccttctctacagctgtgacactatccctgatcagcagtgccactccaccccctctcttgcctccctccctaatccttcctgaaacatctgaatcccggcacctgtagtatccagtcctgtccctgagccatccaag
This genomic interval from Mustelus asterias chromosome 29, sMusAst1.hap1.1, whole genome shotgun sequence contains the following:
- the LOC144480401 gene encoding beta-1,3-galactosyl-O-glycosyl-glycoprotein beta-1,6-N-acetylglucosaminyltransferase 3-like, whose protein sequence is MRRHQNCRLKFALATVIALTGLVFLFIGNFDSCEEDIMVGIWENSEDVSNRRCLDLFYKTLNLFVQKPLCSRIITGDQATVQEALLNSLDVSHQKSPLTEDHYINMTKDCAAFIKERKYLTIPLSKEERNFPIAYSIVIHERIEMFERLLRTIYTPQNVYCIHVDRKAAASYHLAVRAIVSCFHNVFVASKLETVIYASWSRVQADLNCMEELLQSPVQWKYFMNLCGLDFPIKTNAEIVRNLIVLNGKNSMESEVPSAFKTERWLYHHEVKDQISRTEEKKSLPPISTPMFTGNAYFVATREFVRHLFVSPEIQEFLKWAEDTYSPDEHIWATLQRMPTVPGSNPPSNKYQMSDMAAIARMVKWSYMEGDITKDAPYPKCTGAHRRSVCIYGSGDLHWILQQHHLFANKFDSQVDNTALQCLEGYLRYKAIYRKDLM